Genomic DNA from Thermoanaerobaculia bacterium:
AGGTCGATGCGGTCGAAGACGGCACGCAGCGTGCCCGGATCGACTGCGGAGAAGAAGGCGCCGCCGGTGCGTTCGGCGATCGCGCGCAGGAGCTTCTCGTCGACCTGGACCTCCATCGGAACGCGGCGGGTCTCGATCCGTCCGGTGAGCGGATCACGCACCTGCACCGGCACCGGCACGCGGCCTTCGCGGCCGACGCCGATGGTGTAGACGCGCAGGCCCAGACCCTTGGCGACCGCGGCCGCCGAGAGCGGGTCGATCTCGCCGGCGTTGTTGACACCGTCGGTGACCAGCACGACGACCTTGGACTTCGCGCTGCTGTCCTTCAGCCGGCTGGCGGCGTTGGCCAGGGCGACGCCGATCGCCGTCCCGTCCTGGACGATGTTGAGCTCGATCGAAGCGACCAGCTCGTCGAGCATGGCGCGATCGGTCGTGAGCGGCGACCGGGTGAGCGCGGTGCCGCCGAAGATCGTGACTCCAATGCGATCGCCCGGACGTTTGGCGATGAACTCTCGGACCACCTGCTTGGCGACGGAGAGGCGGTTCTTGGGCTGAAAGTCCTCCGCCCCCATGCTGCCCGAAGTGTCGATGACGATCTGAATGTCGATCCCTTCGGTTGTCGCCTCCTCCCAGGAGTAGCCGAGCCGGGGCCGCCCGAGAGCGACGATGAGTGCCAGCAGCGCAATCACCCGGAAGTAGAACGGCAGGTGGAGGCGCCAGGCGCCGCCCGTGGTGCGCGGCAGGCGGCTGGCGAGGAGGGCGCCGCGACCGCCGCGGCGATGGTGACGCCAGACGAGAGCCGGCACGAGCAGCGCGGCGAGCAGCCAGAGCGGATCGGCGAACTGCGGCAGGCTGGTCATGCCGCGCCCCGTCCCCCGGCCGCCGAACCGCCCGCCGCCGTGGCAGCTGCCGTTGCAGCCGGCTCGACTGCGACCGGTGGTGCGAGGTGGCTCTCGATCGCGCCCGCGAGCTCGCGGGTCTCGCCGATGCGCGCCGCCGCCTCCGCGCTCTCCGCCGGGCGGAGCGCGAACTTGATCTGGTCGGCGAGGCGCAGCAGTCGAACGGCGCGCTGCACCAGCGCCGGGTCGAAACGCTCAGCGGCAAGCCGGCGCTGCACCTCGGTCGTCGTGCTCTCGAGGGCGCGAAAACCGAGGCGGCGGCCGAGGTAGCGCCGCAGCGCCTGGCTCAGGTGGACGAACGCCCCCGCCGGAGCTTCCGCGGCGAGCAGCCCCAGCGCGCGCTCGAGCTCGTCGAGCGGCGAGAGCTCCGGAGCGGCGAGCGGATCGATGCCCGGCCGCCGGCGCCAGGCGAGCACGGCCGCGAGAGCGGTGAGCGCGCCGGCGGTCGCGAGGGTCCACCAGAAGCTCCGTGGCACCGCGAGCGACCGCGGCGGCGAAGGCGGCGCCGGCGCGAGCTCCTTGTCGTCCGCCGGGATCACCGACCGTACTTCGAGTGCCAGATCGGGCGGCGTGAGGGCGCGTCGTCCGGGCTCGCCCGAAAGTCGAACTTCGACCGGCGGCAGCGCTGTTCTGCCCGGCCGGAAGGCAGTGAGCCGGAGCCGCTGCACCAGCTTTACCCCTGCTGGAGTGGAGGTCTTTTCGACCGGCGAGGCCGCGAGCACCTCGACGTCGCCCCAGCCGCTCGACCAGTCGGGGAACGTCGCCTCTCGGGCAGCGTCGGCGCCGGGAAGCTCGAGCGTGAGGGTGGCGGAGACGGGATCCCCGACGGCGAGGGCAGCCGGTTCGAGCTCGACCCCGACCCGCGCCTCTGGTGGGGCGGCCACTGTCGCACCGGGAGCCGTGCCGGCCGCCGTTGGAGATGCCGATGACGCGGTCTGCGGCGCCGAAAGGAGCAAGGCGAAGGCGACGAGTGACCGCAGGATTCTCATCGGCGCAGGCGCTTTCGACGCGACTCGAAAAAGGCCACCAGCTCCGGCATGTAGGGGCGATCGGTGGCGAGCACGAGGTGATCGAGGCCCAGGCTGCGGATCGTGGCGTGGAGTGCTTCGCGCTCGCCGCGGGCCCGCGCGATCTCCGCGGCGGCGTTCCTTCTGCCGTCGTAGAAGGCGACCTCGCCGGTCTCGGCGTCGCGCAGCACCAGAGGTCCGGCGGCCGGCGGTTGCAGGTCCTTCGGGTCGGCGAGCTCGACGACGATGACGTCGTGACGGGTCGCAGCGCGCTGCAGCGCCTGGACCGGCGGCGCGCCGACGAAGTCCGAGACCACGAACAACACCGAGCGCTGGCGGAGGTTGGAGAGCACCGCGCCCAGACCCCGCTCGAGGTCGGTACCGCCGGCGGCCGGATGCTGCAGAACGTCGTGCACGAGCCGCAATACCTGGTTGCGTCGCCGCTGCGGCGGCAGGAACAGCTCGAGACGGTCCGAGAGCAGGGCCGCGCCGACGCGGTCGTGATTGCGCAATGCGGCAAAGGCGAGCAGGGCGGAGATCTCGGCGGCGAGCTCGCGCTTCAGGATGGCGCGCGAGCCGAAGCCGAGGCTGCCCGAGACGTCGATGGCGAGGAAGACCGTGAGGTCGCGCTCTTCGACGAACTGCTTGACGAACGGCGCGCCCATGCGGGCGGTCCGGTTCCAGTCGATGGTGCGGACATCGTCCCCCGGCTGGTAGGGGCGCACCTCGGCGAACTCCATGCCGCGGCCCTTGAAGACCGAGTGGTAGGTGCCGGCGACCCCCTGGTCGACCAGGCGGCGGGTCGAGATCTCGATCCGCCGGACCTTGGCCAGCAGGTCGGCCGGTACTCGTCGTACCGTTTTCGTCGAAGCGGGGGCGGCCGCTTCGCGGCGCCGCCAGCGCTCGCGCAGCGCGGAGAGCATCAGGGTGCCCGAACTTAAGGGACCTCGACGCGGTCGAGGAGCCGGGCGACGAGGTCGTCGCTGGTCAGGTTCTGCGCTTCGGCTTCGTAGG
This window encodes:
- a CDS encoding VWA domain-containing protein — protein: MTSLPQFADPLWLLAALLVPALVWRHHRRGGRGALLASRLPRTTGGAWRLHLPFYFRVIALLALIVALGRPRLGYSWEEATTEGIDIQIVIDTSGSMGAEDFQPKNRLSVAKQVVREFIAKRPGDRIGVTIFGGTALTRSPLTTDRAMLDELVASIELNIVQDGTAIGVALANAASRLKDSSAKSKVVVLVTDGVNNAGEIDPLSAAAVAKGLGLRVYTIGVGREGRVPVPVQVRDPLTGRIETRRVPMEVQVDEKLLRAIAERTGGAFFSAVDPGTLRAVFDRIDLLEKTPMQVKRYIRYRESFQPFAWTALAFLLLPFVAGALRMTAEP
- a CDS encoding DUF58 domain-containing protein, with amino-acid sequence MLSALRERWRRREAAAPASTKTVRRVPADLLAKVRRIEISTRRLVDQGVAGTYHSVFKGRGMEFAEVRPYQPGDDVRTIDWNRTARMGAPFVKQFVEERDLTVFLAIDVSGSLGFGSRAILKRELAAEISALLAFAALRNHDRVGAALLSDRLELFLPPQRRRNQVLRLVHDVLQHPAAGGTDLERGLGAVLSNLRQRSVLFVVSDFVGAPPVQALQRAATRHDVIVVELADPKDLQPPAAGPLVLRDAETGEVAFYDGRRNAAAEIARARGEREALHATIRSLGLDHLVLATDRPYMPELVAFFESRRKRLRR